The genomic DNA GAGCCTGCTGCTGGAGCTCCACTGCACCACCAGGTTGTAATTCTAAACCCTCAGCAGGAGCCGCACTGACGCCCCCTGTACGATCCCTTAATGTTTCCTCTCCCACATCATCCCCCTGCGGTTCCTCCATGTCCTCTGTCTCCACCGAGCTGCGGTCAGGAGGCGTCTCCTCAAAGCTCATGGGTGAGACCAGTTTCTGGCGGTGGGCTAGCGGGACACCGGGGGTGCAGGTGGCACAGCGGTACAGATGACTACAGGACTGGACCAGGGTGGGCGGGACGACTGCAGGAGCTTGCAGAGACTGCAGAATTGGGGTAGAGGTGAAGTTGGTCCCAGGTGGATCTATGCATATAGTAGGGACAGTGCAGTGGCGGGAGGGGTTAAGGCGGTGCGATCGGCCTCCTGCTGGACGGTCACAGCGCCGCCCTTGTGGTAGACGCAGGCAGTCCTTACAGGACTGATAGGAGGGCTTCACTTTTAAAGGGTTTCCGGTGCTAGCACTGTCCTAAATGGAGAAACgtacacatacagtataaggTCAGTGGCATGCAGAATATTTAAAATGCTTAGTGCTTCTGacattaaagcaaataaaaaaaaatgttgtttaactCACATCAAAAGCTGCAGGGCAGCTGCGCTTGGCGGCGAGGCGGTTGCTGTTGTTGGTGTTCAGGTTGGCGAGGCCTAACCGGCTTTCCTCCGTCCTCTCAGCCTCCTCCCCTGCCCTCTTCCCGTCTGAATTTCCAGGTGTTTGAGCCAAGGCCGCCATTTCGGCTTCCTCTTTCTTGGcctcttcctcatcctcttcctccaaAGTGCTGATCTCCAGCCTCAGCCTCATGTCCTCCAGGGGGTCGAGGCGGCCACATGTCTGAGCTGCCGTGCCCTCGCCGGGCAGGGCTAAATGGGCCATGGGGAAACCCTCATCCTCCAATAGGGCATCTCTCTCCACATCTTCAATCTCAATGAAGACTCTTTCCATGCCGAGCAGAGGGGGACCCCGCACTGGGGTGGAAGGCTCGCTGTCTAGCGCAGAGTCTGACAAACGTCTGAAGTAATAATTATAGTTAAGAGAGTCGAGGGGCTCCATCTCCAGACCCATAGCCCTGCAGGGAGAGGCCCCGCAGCCTCCCCAGGCCTCCTCCCCTCTCAGCACTGGCGTCTCCTCCCCACCAGTACAGTGGCCAGAGGCCTGCAGATCATCTGATCCCTCCTCATCGGTTCCAGGCCTCCAGAGCTTGTTGTGGCGTTGTTTACTGTGAAAGCAAAGgatactttttatatatatatgtgaaaaaaataacagaaatactTACATCATTATGTAGATTCTGTAAGAAGGAATGGGAGGACcagttgcatttttttcctattgtCCATATATTGCAAGATTGTTGATATGCAATATGCAAAACTTATTGAGGCcaatcaatatttatttattaaaattgaCACCTATTCATGAAAAGTGTccataaatagtaaaaacaatTATTCTGTTgggtaaaatatttatatttaaagctCAATAAACTAATCTAAAACCAATGTGTCCTATAAATATCAGTGTAAAGCCAATTCCTTTGTTTGCTCCAGTGAAGAGTGGAATTATATAAAATTCTAAATATGCTCTTAATGTTGCTAAATGTATTGCTATTGTCAACCTAACTGTTTGAATGACTGGGatcctatttattttattttgtttcttgttatGTTATTGCCTGTATGTGTGCAATGTCTATtagatttctaaaaaaaaaaaaaaaatcagctaagTGTTATTTGGTATCCACCCTGTGGATGAAATCTAATGGTTGCactaaagtaaaattaaaaagaaaaacacccaGATCACTGCAGCGAAGTGCAGAGCTGAGTGAAACTGTAGACCTGCTTACCTTGCGTCCAGGATCCCCTCGTACTCCGCCAGCTGTCTCATGAAACCAGCGTTGGGCTGAGCTATGCTCCGTTTCTGCTTAACAAAGTTATAGGCTTTCTCCAGAGACCAGCCGTACTCCTTCATTGCATAGGCAATAACTGTAGAGGCAGACCGGCTCACCCCCATCTTACAGTGCACCAGGCACTTGGAATTGTTCTTCCTAttggacagaaaaaaagacacatttgccTCCTATAATAAAGCATGAATGTAGTTGATAGTTAGGATGGTGTCGTAGTAATtaaaatattctgttaaatCTGTTTATGTTTGGATTTGATAGCTTTACAGGATGAGCACTCCGCACATCTCAACTTTAGCTTCtccatctttatttttacaactgtcctttttttaaacttcaggTTAACACGCACAGAGACAGTTGCATAGCAACCAGACTGATTGAACCATTTCTCTATGTTACTCACAGCTGTGTCGTGCATTTGGGCGGGAGAAAAATGTGTCCTGTGTGTCAAGGCTCCAGTACTCGGGGAGAATACATGATGCGAGCCAGTCAAACTGTGATGACTAAAAACAACATCTATAAATACCAAACTGCTGTGGGGACACAGTTCTGTTGACTCCTTGGATAACAGCATGGTCTTACAGTTTATAATGTGTAGATTGTTTCCCAGCCTACTGGTTTTATAATCACACGTCTTACTTGGCTTTGACAATAAAGTTGTAGGTGTCGTTCCAGTGGGCCAGCAGGTCGGTGGCATCCTCATCGTACACACGGACGTTGTGATATGAAAACATTCCAGGGAAGAAGTTATCGATCTCTCTGGTAACATTCAGGATGTAACCCACTCTGcagccaaaacaaaaacacgtTTAGGCTTTACCTCCACTACTTATTAGTTAAACTGTTTCCTTACTGTAGAAATAAATCTGACatgtttctgttatttaaacagattaaattgatatatttttttttactaaaaatagatgtgTATTGCTTTTATTAAATTCTGTATGAAAATCAAACATTTGGGATAACGGGGTATGTTAGTGTTAAACTGTCAGCTCACCCGCAGTCACGCAGCTCTTCCAGGTTGGAAGCGTTCCACTCAGAGCcctacagagacaaaaaacagaaagagttATTGCTTAAATTACTGTTAGGTGaactgtatataaaccactGTGCGCCAGTTTGTGGATATTAGTGTGGACAAAAGCttatgaaaataatgtttaagaatgggtcaaagaaataaaacaaaaaacattctcaCCAAGTACACATGGTCAAAGATAAGTGTGGGCTTGTCCATCTGACCGAGGATTAAAAGCATCTCATTGTCGATGAACTCTTTGTACTCTGTGAGGTTGCAGCTCATATGCTGCTCCAGCTCGTTACGGATCTGTAGATGAGGATTGAACATGAGATGCTTTCATAAAACAACAGCGatacaaacactaaaacacactgcATCTCAATTGCAGAACAAGGCTCTTACTTTGTTACTTACTTAACGTTTAAACTCACTacctaattttttttcttaatttctctATCTATGGCATggcaagcattcctttacataTGGTACACTATATTCATTTGTTCATATAATGTACATAATGCATTTGCAATTTAGAAAAAAGCTGTGAGGCAAAATGGGCTTCCAGGCTTCCAAGTGTACCATAAAAGGTAacataattttctcattttgtcaaCGTATCTTTTTCTAAAACTTTAAGCACAGTATTATACAAATCTCTGGATTGATCAAACACATCCCTGAGCTGTTGATTTGGCACCTACCTCCTTCGAGGTGATGTTCTCAAGGTCTTGAAACGTCATGATGTTGCGCAGCTTGGCTTTAATGAGACACTCTGTTCTCTCTCGCTCAGTTGGCCTGCACACAATGAGTCAAAACATCAGTTGCTGCTGTGTGAATGAAAATTTGCATAACAGTGTAACATGTTCCCACAGCTGAAGACAAAGGCACAACAGCTGGTGTCCAAAGCATTGAAATCTATTCCATGACTCAGGACGCAAACACGTTAGAACTCAGCGATTGGTATGTTTGAAGCAGCCTGTAGGGTCTCACCGGTCGACGAACATAGTGGGCGAGTCGGGCCGGGTGGTCTCCAGGTCGGTCATAGCGTTCCACTCATTGATGCAGCTCTGCTCGGAGGTGATGCAGCTCTCATAGAAGGCCATCCATGTGAGAGCGATGCCCCCTTGGAAGTAGTTGAACCGCCGCGACACTTCGCATGCCTTGTGGAGGACCTGCAGGGCAGACCTGCAGAGACACGGAGCAAAGGCTTTGACATAAAAAATCTGATCAAATAAGATCCTGGGAGACTTGTTTATCTAGTGGTCATTCTGATAagtgaccagcagggggcatgAGCATGGAGCAAGACTTTGAACAAACAGGGGTGGAAAGTAGTTCAAATTATAATCAAATGCTCTTTAGTTGTTATTTAAAGAAAtccaagaaaataaacaattttcaattatttaaatagattttaatttggtagatgtgtgtCTTCTCTAGTGATGGATTGCTAGTTTAACACATTGTCAGTTACATAGTCCAAATGCAGCAACAAAGAAAAATTTAATGTCCATCTCTGTATTTATACATACTACTTGTACAGAATTCATACATGTACAGGGATGACAGAAGCAGTTGCtccaaataataatataaagtctCACTGTgctgtatgtatattttttatatagataTGACTTGAATTTTTGTTTGCATGCTTGTTGAGAAAAATGTTAACACAAGGTAGGTGTTAGGTGCCATATATTGATCATAATAATACTTGTGTAATTcaatttgataaaataaaaaacattttgataaaAGCAATTGTCGATAATTCCTGAATAAAGGACCATTTTTGTATTTGGAAACTGCTTGGATTTGCACTAAGATTTGTGGTATTTTATTGTACCATTTATCTTTCATACAGAATCTGAATCTCATTCTgagtttctgttgttgtttacaaGCTAAAGAACTGACATAATTTTTGTATAGTTTTTACTGAATATTTGAAGGGGAACTTACATTTATGCTCACATATAAAACTCAACACTTATATTGTTGCATTTGCACGTttcttgaaataataaaagattTCTTGGTATTTTGTCATATCATCAGAATTATCCCAGATATACACTGATATATCTTGATATTATTTTAGGGCCATACTGCCTACCACTCACACTGGGCGAACTTATACAGCCTCAGTGTCGGTATAACACTTATTTATTACCTCTTTGTGAAGCTGCTACTTGATCCCATAATTGAGCTAAATAAGATAATCTCACCATTCTGTACcttcaaaacacacataaaagctggtacacaaaatctgaaaactcATTAACTGGAACAACATGCCTTTAGATCTggtacacatttaaatatacctgtctaaaacaacattaatccagcagggtcagtgtgtgttttcctcctgtccacacaccacaaacacacaacagtaATCCGAGGTAAACACGAAGGCCTCACTCACCACATGGCCTGCACCGACACAGGCTTAAAGACATGTGACCGCCCGGCTGTGTTCACGCTGAAGCCTctggtgaggaagaggaggagaaggaagatcAGTTTGAGTCTGGCTGGAGATGGAGAGCGATCAGATGGATGTAAACACAGACTGGACACGGCCCGTTCATGGGGACTATTCAGGACACTAAACAGTGGAACATTCCTCCAGCATACAGAGACAATGTTAACAGGTCAGCAAGAACtgttcccacacacacagaaaactgcATGTAATTCACTCATCTGCCACCAGTGGGCAGTaaagaacaactaaaacatgcAGGTGCACAGTAGAAAGTCTTGCTCATATgtatgctgccctacaaagcctaactgcagtaactatgtaaagggtaaaactgaaaaaaactgctttaacgttttttaactggccagccaaattggttataggtaggtaagtgatatgacacctatttctacatgtattgatgatgtcatttttatgttaaaaaatcatgacgattattttatttgacctttgaccccaaaaatgtagtaacTGCATTCTGGTTTTGCatcgctgtaaaaggttctaatagtaatacaaaatcagagtgcagtaactacaatgctgttgtcttctttcagcttttatattttgttttcagtgaataaacattttcaaattgattttgttccAAGTGtataacaactctattcaaagatgtgtgtattttagacttaatattataaagtaatgttatattttagtcttaatataattgtatctcacttttacttaatcactatctagataataatctccctatcaaataaatttataatttataatcttgttttcactattcaacacaataatACAAGTAAATAagagaaatacaaggctacactgtatcacagtcaaagcagaccACGGTAAgttctgctttggttttgtgttggattttgtagttactgcaattattatttctctgaaaaaaaaagcagaatttaAATCTTGTTGTCACAAGATaagacagacatcaaggagatcatctttagttataactcagtttcgaccaaaaatgtagttactgcagttaggctttgtaggacagtataggtgtttgaaaagaaaaatgagcaaTTAGTGCCTTATATACTCAGCCAGCTGATTGAAGTATTCCATCATTTAGGACAAGGCGAAAAGAAACGTACCCATCTCCATCTAAATGTATGTTAGTATCACTCCACAGTGGCAGCACCATCCCGATAGAGCAGTTTTTACTGTAGATcacaaagatttaaaaataacattttaacagatCTAATAATCACATTAACCTGCATTAAACGTGAGACTACAGAGGAATTATTTACCTGTCCTTGTCTGTGAAGTCCATTCCCAGGACGATATTTTCCTCTGTGTCTTGGTGGCCGTTGGTGTAGATGACGACCATGTAGCGAACCCGGTCTGACCAGCCGCTCTCTAACCGAACAGCCTATGGAACAAAGAGAGAGCATGCGAgaaatatacattatttattgaaGTTGTCATGCAATTATTGCATAAAAAAAGTATGTGACTGTGTGATAACcaataaaactgaaatctaTAGACTGACTCTACGAATACAAAAGCTTTCTAAAATGGTTTTAACTTGAAAATAAGTAAGAGAATCAACACTTGTGCTGCGATTTtatacatattaaataaaattaacaacTTCACAGCACCCACACAAACAATAGATGCTATCCAAAtactttaacaataaaaaaaatgtgaatatagaAGTGGGTGTATGCAAGTATTATACTGACCAGCTTAATGCGATCTTCAGACCGGAGGATCTTAAACATGACCTGCAGGTGTTGAGGTAAATcacctgaaaacaaaaaacattcattAGGAATCTGAATTAATGAGGAGCATAATTTAGCTCAGTTCTGTCATTTTCTCATGTGTGATCAGACCAATTAAGGGGGTTGTATCAGGTACTTCTGCAAAGTGTGCTTGGAAGCATGAGATGGGAAGAGAGATACGAGGGAGGGAGTTTCACAGGCCAGTGTCACCGATGACTCCCACTGCTGCCATTATAACACATCCATCCCAAAATAACTCTCCAGATACACGAGAGCTGCAAGTGCATGCATCTATCGTGGATTGTCGTGAGTGAGCCACGTCATACCAGTAACACAACAGTTTTAGCTGGTTAAAGATGAATACTATAATACAACTAAAGGAAGGTGCAACTAAAACTGCTATCAGTAAATTGAAAAATATGACCAAGTTCAGATTTAAGCATACAGAGAAAACAAAGTACACTGTAATCACTGACAGGCTTCACTGCAGAGACACGTCTTCTGGAATttctaacaaacaaaaaaaaaactaaaggtCAACTACAAACGGATCATTCAGCTTCTTCTATTGTACattcattgttggtttttgtCTCTTGAGGATTTCTCTCAATGAAGACAAAACCAAACCCTGCAGCTGTGTTAAGCTAAAGTGTTAGCCAGTAACACCTGACTCAATGCAATCAGACTTCTGACTTGTCCCACATTTGTCCTCAAATAACTTCAGGCTCAACAAGAAACGTGTAAACAGCGAGAATCTATTAAAGAACCCCATTGATGGACGTTAAAACACTTATGTAACGCTTTTATTTTTAGATCCTGCATGATTATGCTGCGTCTTAACGTCACTTTGATGTGGAGataaacatcagcagcagcatgatTGTGTAATAAATAATGTCAAGTTcccagtatttaaaaaaaaaaatgatttcagcGAACTGCTTGTTTGAACTCATTTATGAGCCTCCCTTTTGCTAAACTGTAGGTCACTTCAGGCCAGACTAGGTAACCACTTCTAACACAgtttaacacaaacaaacccacAGAGAGAAAAGCCACATCAGCAAATACAATCTTCTTTTGTTTGGAGTTCATTTGTGCAGAAGAACAAGAAACAAAGCTTCTTCTGTCCATGGTTGTTCCTACCTGCATGTTTGTGGTGGGTCGGGGTCTTTGGTCCTTGTGCGCTGCCGCCCTGCTGGAGGAAGAGCGCCGCTCCTTTGACCATGAAGAAGCTCTCACTGAGGCTGGAAAAAGCAGACAGGTCAAAATACATTCAGTATATATAAAGACACCCTTATGTTCACACAAGATTGATAATGTCTTAAGTCTTTCTGATGCTTCATTCTAACCCTACGATTCAAACATAAGCGAGGAAACCATTAACagcaccgtgacatcacccattggtttgtggactacagtTTTGAAGCAACAAGATTGTCATTTtggctgtcgccatcttggttttttggagtCAGAGCGTAGATCTTACCAACTACCCAAGACAGTACACACACTCACCTATTTTGACAACCTGACTGTGTCAGGCTTCTGGCTACACCAAAGACAGTCGCTGCTAAAAATGTAGCTTCCACAAGTCGAGGTAAACCAAAAACAAGTCgtcccctgctggtcattagaaagaatgcaggtttaaggcactttgcATTGGATTCACTTTTATGGATCCTTATTCTCTCCGTGTCAGAAtccctcccacagtccaaatacatgcagatagggctgggcgatatatcgacataaaatgtatatcgatatatatttaaACGTGATATGGAAAAGACCATAACGCatttatcgatatagttcaattttttcccctttatatATGAGTGCTGCCCTcgctagggtttgtcatatttaattcttttgtaatgttcattattattttctcatataaatatatattttttattattatttggtatatttcagaaaaagattggcctattttataggcatttttttatttaagatatttttatttaaatgtgcactttatggagctttgatttaaaaaaaaaaatgttgttatacagtatttatgttacttacataaataaatggtttcaataaaactacttgtgacatgtcatatttggctttgactttgactgaacatttcctctcactttgcgataaaaatattgggatgtatatcgtatattgatattcatcctaaatatatcgggatatgacttttggtccatatcagcCAGCCctacatgcagcttaggtttacttggtgactctaaattgtctgtaggagtgaattagagtgtgaatggttgtctgtccagggtgaaccccgtCTTCCCCCAatatcagctgggatcagctccagcccccggCGACCTGAGTTTAGATAATCAGTTAAGGATAAATGTTAGATGGATGGTTCTCAATCTTTTTGAGTCATGGCCTGCCACAATAATCAGCTTGATGTCTGCGACCCCTATCCTCTGCCAGTTGTTTTCTTAATTCATCTGATTAATTACAGTCTATATATTCAGTCAGAAACTAGTGAAAAGTGCCCGTCAAAATTTCTCAGAGCCTAAAGTGTCATTTTCAAATTCCTCCAATTGCTTGTTCTGTTCAACTATCAGtcagttaaaaatattttaatcttcTATCAAATCAGgctaaataaaatgcaattcCTCAAAACCGAGAAGCCTAAACCGATAAATGTTTGGCAAAGACTcaatggactgcacttgtacaatgcttttctagtcttagtgagcattcaaagtgctttaacaCTACAGACATCGCTCGTTCACCCATTcatacacattcatacactggtgTCCGAGGTTTATCACTCTAAATGAAGCCCATCAAGTTGCTTTATAAATCCAATAAAGTCATCCCATGTCTTGTGAAAGTTCTGTAGAGCACC from Centropristis striata isolate RG_2023a ecotype Rhode Island chromosome 19, C.striata_1.0, whole genome shotgun sequence includes the following:
- the ssh1b gene encoding protein phosphatase Slingshot homolog 1 isoform X1 translates to MALVTLQRSPTPSAASSASTTNSSAGEDFGSDDERKNNQSLSESFFMVKGAALFLQQGGSAQGPKTPTHHKHAGDLPQHLQVMFKILRSEDRIKLAVRLESGWSDRVRYMVVIYTNGHQDTEENIVLGMDFTDKDSKNCSIGMVLPLWSDTNIHLDGDGGFSVNTAGRSHVFKPVSVQAMWSALQVLHKACEVSRRFNYFQGGIALTWMAFYESCITSEQSCINEWNAMTDLETTRPDSPTMFVDRPTERERTECLIKAKLRNIMTFQDLENITSKEIRNELEQHMSCNLTEYKEFIDNEMLLILGQMDKPTLIFDHVYLGSEWNASNLEELRDCGVGYILNVTREIDNFFPGMFSYHNVRVYDEDATDLLAHWNDTYNFIVKAKKNNSKCLVHCKMGVSRSASTVIAYAMKEYGWSLEKAYNFVKQKRSIAQPNAGFMRQLAEYEGILDASKQRHNKLWRPGTDEEGSDDLQASGHCTGGEETPVLRGEEAWGGCGASPCRAMGLEMEPLDSLNYNYYFRRLSDSALDSEPSTPVRGPPLLGMERVFIEIEDVERDALLEDEGFPMAHLALPGEGTAAQTCGRLDPLEDMRLRLEISTLEEEDEEEAKKEEAEMAALAQTPGNSDGKRAGEEAERTEESRLGLANLNTNNSNRLAAKRSCPAAFDDSASTGNPLKVKPSYQSCKDCLRLPQGRRCDRPAGGRSHRLNPSRHCTVPTICIDPPGTNFTSTPILQSLQAPAVVPPTLVQSCSHLYRCATCTPGVPLAHRQKLVSPMSFEETPPDRSSVETEDMEEPQGDDVGEETLRDRTGGVSAAPAEGLELQPGGAVELQQQALAQLQMPGLGIEFGLELMRQRAEQLEKLPSLAMEGQLPVGPLP
- the ssh1b gene encoding protein phosphatase Slingshot homolog 1 isoform X2, whose translation is MHLKPSHKAMLTVLPHFVDKAALTRREICRILSESFFMVKGAALFLQQGGSAQGPKTPTHHKHAGDLPQHLQVMFKILRSEDRIKLAVRLESGWSDRVRYMVVIYTNGHQDTEENIVLGMDFTDKDSKNCSIGMVLPLWSDTNIHLDGDGGFSVNTAGRSHVFKPVSVQAMWSALQVLHKACEVSRRFNYFQGGIALTWMAFYESCITSEQSCINEWNAMTDLETTRPDSPTMFVDRPTERERTECLIKAKLRNIMTFQDLENITSKEIRNELEQHMSCNLTEYKEFIDNEMLLILGQMDKPTLIFDHVYLGSEWNASNLEELRDCGVGYILNVTREIDNFFPGMFSYHNVRVYDEDATDLLAHWNDTYNFIVKAKKNNSKCLVHCKMGVSRSASTVIAYAMKEYGWSLEKAYNFVKQKRSIAQPNAGFMRQLAEYEGILDASKQRHNKLWRPGTDEEGSDDLQASGHCTGGEETPVLRGEEAWGGCGASPCRAMGLEMEPLDSLNYNYYFRRLSDSALDSEPSTPVRGPPLLGMERVFIEIEDVERDALLEDEGFPMAHLALPGEGTAAQTCGRLDPLEDMRLRLEISTLEEEDEEEAKKEEAEMAALAQTPGNSDGKRAGEEAERTEESRLGLANLNTNNSNRLAAKRSCPAAFDDSASTGNPLKVKPSYQSCKDCLRLPQGRRCDRPAGGRSHRLNPSRHCTVPTICIDPPGTNFTSTPILQSLQAPAVVPPTLVQSCSHLYRCATCTPGVPLAHRQKLVSPMSFEETPPDRSSVETEDMEEPQGDDVGEETLRDRTGGVSAAPAEGLELQPGGAVELQQQALAQLQMPGLGIEFGLELMRQRAEQLEKLPSLAMEGQLPVGPLP